The genome window CCCGAGACGAGGACGATCTTCTTCCGCGCGGGCGTCTCCGGGAGCCGGCTTCCCTCCAGGACCGCCGCCACCTCGCTCCACGCGCGGGGGGCGGGGGGCTCGAGCGCGCCGTACTCCGGCATCCGGGGAGGGGGCGTGAGCAGGAACGTCAGCAGGTCCCGCATCCGATCGGGACCGACCTTCTGCGGGAGGCCGCTCGGCATGATCGAGATGGAGGAGGCCTGCATCTGCTCAACGTCGGCCCGCGCGATCTTCGCGGTCTTTCCCTCGGCGTCGCTCACGAGGAGATGGTCCCCCTCGGACCGAACCGCGCCGGTCAGGACGCGGCCGTCCGCATGGATGATCATGTGCGTCAGGTAGTCCGGGTTGATCGCGAAGCTGGGGGTGGCGATGTCCCGCAGGACCGAGTCGTAGTCGCGATGGGGGAGGTTCGAGAGGTCCGGACCGATCGCCGCTCCCTGGCCGTGGACGCGGTGACACTTGAAGCAGCCCACCTCCTCGCCGAAGAAGACGCTCTTGCCGCGGCGCCAGCTCCCTCCCTGGAGGGCAGGATGGTCCGTCGCCAGGAGCGCCGGGATGGCGGCCTCGGCGGTCGGGGCCCACGGCAGTCGGAACCGCCGGAGCGGGAACGCGCGGGGACGGGGATCCTCGTTCGTGCTCCAGGAGACGGTCAGGTCCGCTGCCTCGGAACCGGTCGGCAGCGCGATCTCGACCGCCGCCCGCGGATCACCCGTCTCGATGACCGCCTCGAAACCGGGTTGGCCGTCGCGCGGTTGGACGGGGACGGATGTCTTGTCCGCCAGGAGCTCGAACGGCTCGCGGGACCGGAACAGGACGCGGACCCGCTCGGGAGGGAGTTCGTACCCGACCGGGGAGCCGGGCTGGACTTCGGGGCGGAGCATCCGGCGGAGGTCGAGCGTCGTCCGGAGCCGCAGAGTTCCGGGCGCGGCAATCGTCTTCCGGAACGAGGCGTGCGGATCGCTCCCCTGCGTCAGCTCGAAGGAGACGCGCGGATCGAGGTGCGGGAGCCAGAGCGCTTCGGACGCCGCCGAGGCGTCGTCGCGGCCCCGCCATTCGGCCTGCACGCCGTCGAGGTTGTAGGCCAGGTCGGTCTCGGGGACCTGTGGCCGGCCCTGCGGTCCCGCGGGGGCGTCGGCCGCGCGTCCGAGTCCCCGGAGCGTCAGCGCGTATCCGGTCGACTGGGCGTGCGCATCGGTCGCGAGGATCAGGGTCCGGCGGTCGGGGCTGACCTGCAGCGAGCGGACCGCCAGCTTCTTCCGGGGAGCCATCTTCTGGTCCTGGACCACGTTGTAGCCCGGCCACAGGGCTTCGAAGCGGTCCCCCGCGGCGACCGCCGCCCCGCTGTCGATCGCGGCCCCCCCTTCGACATTCCGGAGCTGCTCCGCCGAGAGCGGGGCGTCGAACGTCACCCGGACCTCGCGCGGTCCCTGCGGCCACGCCAGCACGGGACGCGGGACATCCGCGAGCGAGTGGATCTTGTAGAGTTTTCCCTTCCCCGCCGCCCCGCTTCCCCAGTCCGGTCCGCCGCCGTGGGCCGCGATGACGAGGTCGCCCGCCGGCGAAAGACAGGCGTCGGCGGGAAGCATCGGCAGGCTCGCGAGGAGCTGACTCTGGGCGACGTAGCCCGCATCGGTCGTCACCAGCTTCGTCCGGTACAGCTTGCCCCGGGAATACCCCGTGACGAGGGCGTCGTCCTTCCACCACGCCGGGCCGAACGCCCGGTTCCCCTCCGCCGGGGAGTTGAAGTTCAGGCCGCAGGTCGACTGGTGCTGGGGGGCGTAGTCGAAGACGCTCGGCTCGTCGATCACGTTCGGCAGATGCTTCGGATGTCGCGGCGGGAAGCCGTAGTGCCGTCCCCGCTCGATGTGGAGCAGCTCGTCGAACGGGTTGCCGTTCGAGAGCCAGGTCGCCCCCTCCTGATCGGTACAGAAGAGGTTCCCCGACGGATGGAAGCGGAGCGCGACCGGAAAGCGGATGCCGGTGGCGATGATCTCGCGGCTCGAGAAGTCCGGGGCGATCCGCAGAATCGTCCCCCGCTCGCTCTCGATCGAATACGGGATCGCGTCCTTCGCCGTGCCGTAGGCGTCGGTGTAGTTCTGGCAGCCGAGCCCGAAGTAGACGCTCCCGTCACGGCGGTCGACCGCCACGCCGAGGGCGTCGACTCCGTGCGGAAGCTCCTGCCAGCCGTTGGCGATCTCCCGCTCGCGGTCGGCGACGTCGTCGTTGTCGGTGTCCTCGACGAGCAGGCACTTTCCCTTGGCTGCGACGACGACCCGCATCCCCTCCCCGGGCTGCGAGGGGAGCAGGTCCATGCCGATCGGCCCGAGCAGCTTTCCCCGTCCCTCGAAGAACGTGGCGGTCCGGTCCTCCAGGCCGTCCCCGTCGGAATCGGTCAGGAGCAGGATGTCGCCGCTGTAGGCGAGGGCGACGAGCCGGCCGTCCGGCCGGTAGAGGAGGTTGTTGACGTTCGTCAGGTCGAGCGGGAGCTCGCGGACCTCGAAGCCGGGGACGAACATCTGCACCGGAGGGGGGGACTTGACCCGGACCAGGCCGCTGCCGCCGCTGAGAGCGCTTTCCGGCAGCAGGACCGCGGCGGTCCCCGCGTACTTCGCCTCCAGGTACTTTTCGACATCGTTTCGCTCCGGCTCGTCGAGAGCCCGGTCGTAGAGCAGGACCTCGGCGATGTCCCCTTCGTAGAAGCCGCAGACCTCCGCCACGATCCCGTTGCCGTACTGGCGGGCTCCGACGACCAGCTCATCGAGGCGGAGGACCGAACCGGCGGCGCGATCGCGCGCGTTCCCCGCCTCGCCGTTGACCCGCACCGAGATCCTTCCCGGACCGGGGGCCGCGACGAACCCGATGCGGAGGAGCCTTCCGAACGGCGACGGTTTCTTGAGGAGGTTCGCCGCCCCGTTCGTCCCGGCTCCTTCGATGTTGATCGCTTCGACCGCGTTTGTGTGGAAGGGGCCAAAGTCGACGTTGAAGCCGGTCTGGTAGTCGTTCCGCTCTTTTTCGAACGAGGCGAGGAAACCCGTGAAGGCGCGGCGGTTGGCGTGCGGCGCGATGACGGCGAAGCCGGTGACGACGGGCGCCTCGATCCGGCCGGCCGACCGGCGGAGGAAGGTCTTCTTGCCGTCGAAGCGGACCGCGCGAAACGTGTTCTCGACGAGATAGTCGGGACGGGAGTCGGCGGTGGGGGCCAGGAGATCCCGCCCGTGTCCCGAGGCGTCGGGCCAGCGCTCGAGAGGGGTTTCGCCGTTGGGACCGGGGCGGCCGGCGGACTTCAACGCGTCGTCGAGACGCGAGGCGTCGTACCAGCCGACGAGGCCGCGGGTAACGGGGAGCCGGGGATCGGCCCACGGCTCCGCCGCAGGGGCGTTCGCGGCGATCCACAGGCTGACGACCAGGAGAACAAGGGAACGAGTCATGCGAGCGCGGCCTGTTGGCAGGTGGTCGGCGAACACAGTTTCCGCCTCGGCATCCCGAGAGGCGACTTCGGCCCGCGATGGGAAGGGCTCGCCCGGGGCGAGCGGAATCCCTCACTCCGGCGATGTCCGTCGCCGCGCTGCGGTCGCGCGGGAACCGTTCGCTCCCGGACCGCCGGCCGCATTGAGGTCCCGGTTTCGTTCCAGGCGGACGAACTGTTCGACCTGCCGGGTGATCGCGGATTCGGTCGGGAGCCGCTCCATTGAGCTGGCCCCGTAGAACCCTTCGATGTCGCAGCGGTCGAGAACGTACTTCGTATCCCCCGGCTCGGCGATCGGGCCGCCGTGGCACAGGACGAGGACGTCGGACCGGACTTCGCGGGCCGCCTGCGCGATCTCGTCAACCGCGGCGACGCACTGGTCGAGCGTCAGGGATGTGATTGCGCCGATCGTTCCCGAGGTCGTGAGCCCCATGTGGGCCACGATGATGTCCGCCCCCGCCTGGGTCAGCAGCCGGGCCTGGTCGGGATCGAAGGCGTAGGGGGTCGTCAGCAGCCCCATCTCATGGGCGGCGGCGATACAGTCCACCTCGAGCTGAAAGCTCATGCCGGTCTCTTCGAGGTTCGCCCGGAACGTCCCGTCGATGAGGCCGACCGTCGGGAAGTTCTGGATCCCGGCGAAGCCCAGCGACTGCAGCTCCCGCAGGAACGGCTCGCGGATCAGGAAGGGGTCGGTGCCGCAGACCCCCGCCAGGACCGGGGTGTGGCGGACGGCGGTCAGGATCTCGGGAGCGAGCTCCTTCACGATCTGGTTGGCGTTCCCATAGGGCATGAGGCCGGCGAGCGAGCCCCGCCCCGCCATCCGGTAGCGGCCGGAGTTGTAGACGACGATCAGGTCGATCCCCGCTGCCTCCTCACACTTGGCGCTGATGCCGGTGCCCGCGCCGCCGCCGATCAGGGGGCGTCCCTCCGCGACTTTGCGGCGGAAACGTTCGAGGATGGCTTGTCGGGATTCGCTCATTGTCTGGTCCTGTTGGAATGCGCTCAATGCGTTCCGGGAGCAGGCTCCCGGCGGGACGCGGCGTCCCACTGTTCAAGGAAACGGGTGACGAGAGTGTCGGCGAACGCCTTGTCGTTGATGTGGAAGGGGTGTGTTTCAATCCCGACGGCGGACGTCCCTGCGAGCCCGGAACGGAACGCCTCGACGAACGCGGCGTCCGCCTCCGGGTCGTGGAACGGCTGCCCCGGCGCGTCGAGCGCCGAGACCCCTCCCGCGGGGATGAGCACCGTAGCCGGCGATGTCGCACGGGCCAATTTGGCGGTCATCCAACGGGCGAACTGCCGGTTCTCTTCCGGCGTGGTCCGCATCAGTGTCACCTGGGCATTGTGCCGATGGAGCCGGCGGTCACGGAATGGGGCAGGCACAGTTTCCGGAGCGCCGAAGTTCACCATGTCGAGAGCCCCGAGGCTCATCACATACGGGACCTGCGACCGGAGGATCGCCTCGAACCGCGCCGGTCCCGCCGGGAAGACCCCGCCGACAACCTCGTCGGCGACCTCCGTCGTGGTGATGTCGAGGACCCCGCGGATCATTCCGGACTCGACGAGTTTTTCCATCGCCCGTCCCCCGGTGCCGGTGGCGTGGAAGACGAGGCAGTCGAAACCCCGCTGCTCGAGGGCGGCCCGGACGGCCATGACGCATGGGGTCGTGACGCCGAACATCGTCATTCCGACGATCGGCCGGTTCGCCACCTGCGGGGGCGAGTGGAGCACCATCCCGGCCATGGCGTGAGCGGCGTTCGACAGGATCCGGGTCGAGACCGCGTTGATCCCCGCGACGTCGACGATCGAGGGCATCATCGAGATGTCGCTGCAGTCCACGTAGGGGGCGACGTTACCGCTGGCGACGGTCGAGACCATCAGTTTCGGAAGCCCCGCCGGCAGGGCCCGCATCGCCCGCGTGATGAGGGCGGTTCCGCCGCTGCCCCCGAGGCCGATCACGCCGTCGAATGCCTTCGACGCGAGCTGCTTCAGGAGGAACGCCGCCAGGGCCTCCCCCATCGCGGCGACGGCGGCGCCCCGGTCAGTGTGTCCGACCGCGGCCCCGATCCCGTCGGGATGGTGCATGGCGACCTGGGTCCGCCCGACTTGTGGCGGGACCGTGGGGGCGTCAAGCGACCCGACGTCGACCATCACGGCCCGGACTCCGGCCCGCTCGAGCTGCTCGGCGACGAAGGCGAGTTCTTCCCCCTTCGTGTCCATCGTGGCGATCGCCAGGACTGTCGGCGGCATGGGGCGGGACCTGATTGGGGAAAGGTTGGGGAAGGATGGGGCGGGATGGGCGAGGGGCAGATGTTGCCTGCGTCTATCGATTTCGTCGACATCCGCAGAAGCGGTACCGTTCCCGGGACGATCCGCGGAGAACGTTGCAAACCATTTCTGCTCAATGACCTGCGGACGACAATCTCTCACAGGCCGGCCGAAATTCAGGGCGACGGAGGTTGTTACCTGTTACCTTGTAAGCGCCGACGGAGCACTTCCTCACTCGTCGTCGAAGTCCCAGCATGTTCGCATTCGATCCGTCCCGACTCCTCATCGCCGTCGCCGCCGGATCGGGGCAGGTGACGCGCGTCGCCATCGAGGCGGGCGCCGACCTCCTGCTGGTCCTGAATGCCGGCCGCTACCGGACGCTCGGAGCCGGCTCCCTTGCCTCCTTTCTCCCCTACGGCAACGCCAACCAGCAGACGCTCGAGCTCCTCGGCGACATCCTCCCCCGCGCGAAGGAGGTCCCGGTCGTCGCCGGAGTCTTCGGCTCCGACCCGGAGATCGTCCTCGATGAGCACCTCGACCGCCTGCGGGGGCTCGGAGTCTCCGGCGTCACGAACTGGCCGTCGCTGGGGTTCATCGACGGCCGGTTTCGCCTCGCCCTCGAAGAGGACGGGATCACCCCGGAGAGCGAGGTCGAGATGCTGGCGGCGGCCCGCGCCAAGGGACTGGCGACGATCGCGTTCGTCCATACGGAGGAGGACGCCGCCCGCTTCGCGCCGGTGAGCGACGGGATGATCCTGAACATCGGCCTCACGCACGAGATCGACAGCCGCCAGGATCACCGCGATCAGATCCAGACCGGCATCTCCCGGCTCACGGCGATGCGGAGCGCCGCCCGGCGGATCAACCCGGCGGTCTTCTGCCTGATGTTCGGGGGGATCGTCACGACCGCCCAGGACTTCGAGTCGGTCCTGATCCGCTGCGACATCGACGGCTTCGCGGGGGGCTCGGTCTTCGAGCGACTTCCGGTCCAGCCCGCGATCGAGTCAACGATCCGGCAGTTCCGCTACGTCACCCGC of Planctomyces sp. SH-PL14 contains these proteins:
- a CDS encoding ThuA domain-containing protein — translated: MTRSLVLLVVSLWIAANAPAAEPWADPRLPVTRGLVGWYDASRLDDALKSAGRPGPNGETPLERWPDASGHGRDLLAPTADSRPDYLVENTFRAVRFDGKKTFLRRSAGRIEAPVVTGFAVIAPHANRRAFTGFLASFEKERNDYQTGFNVDFGPFHTNAVEAINIEGAGTNGAANLLKKPSPFGRLLRIGFVAAPGPGRISVRVNGEAGNARDRAAGSVLRLDELVVGARQYGNGIVAEVCGFYEGDIAEVLLYDRALDEPERNDVEKYLEAKYAGTAAVLLPESALSGGSGLVRVKSPPPVQMFVPGFEVRELPLDLTNVNNLLYRPDGRLVALAYSGDILLLTDSDGDGLEDRTATFFEGRGKLLGPIGMDLLPSQPGEGMRVVVAAKGKCLLVEDTDNDDVADREREIANGWQELPHGVDALGVAVDRRDGSVYFGLGCQNYTDAYGTAKDAIPYSIESERGTILRIAPDFSSREIIATGIRFPVALRFHPSGNLFCTDQEGATWLSNGNPFDELLHIERGRHYGFPPRHPKHLPNVIDEPSVFDYAPQHQSTCGLNFNSPAEGNRAFGPAWWKDDALVTGYSRGKLYRTKLVTTDAGYVAQSQLLASLPMLPADACLSPAGDLVIAAHGGGPDWGSGAAGKGKLYKIHSLADVPRPVLAWPQGPREVRVTFDAPLSAEQLRNVEGGAAIDSGAAVAAGDRFEALWPGYNVVQDQKMAPRKKLAVRSLQVSPDRRTLILATDAHAQSTGYALTLRGLGRAADAPAGPQGRPQVPETDLAYNLDGVQAEWRGRDDASAASEALWLPHLDPRVSFELTQGSDPHASFRKTIAAPGTLRLRTTLDLRRMLRPEVQPGSPVGYELPPERVRVLFRSREPFELLADKTSVPVQPRDGQPGFEAVIETGDPRAAVEIALPTGSEAADLTVSWSTNEDPRPRAFPLRRFRLPWAPTAEAAIPALLATDHPALQGGSWRRGKSVFFGEEVGCFKCHRVHGQGAAIGPDLSNLPHRDYDSVLRDIATPSFAINPDYLTHMIIHADGRVLTGAVRSEGDHLLVSDAEGKTAKIARADVEQMQASSISIMPSGLPQKVGPDRMRDLLTFLLTPPPRMPEYGALEPPAPRAWSEVAAVLEGSRLPETPARKKIVLVSGAKDHGPGEHDYPAWKGAWLRLFQMADGIDVTAADEWPTDDDFRTADTIVFYQHGRWTAERARAIDAYLARGGGLVYLHYAVDGGNEAPAFAQRIGLAFTAGSRFRHGPIDLELLNACPDEITRNFRRVHFHDESYWGMAGDPSRLSLVGTGREENREQPLLWTLEPARGRVFVSILGHYSWTFDDPLFRVLILRGIAWSAREPVDRFNDLVTPGARIEYRPSSVSDTSVPGPSAPATPVR
- a CDS encoding Tm-1-like ATP-binding domain-containing protein, with the protein product MPPTVLAIATMDTKGEELAFVAEQLERAGVRAVMVDVGSLDAPTVPPQVGRTQVAMHHPDGIGAAVGHTDRGAAVAAMGEALAAFLLKQLASKAFDGVIGLGGSGGTALITRAMRALPAGLPKLMVSTVASGNVAPYVDCSDISMMPSIVDVAGINAVSTRILSNAAHAMAGMVLHSPPQVANRPIVGMTMFGVTTPCVMAVRAALEQRGFDCLVFHATGTGGRAMEKLVESGMIRGVLDITTTEVADEVVGGVFPAGPARFEAILRSQVPYVMSLGALDMVNFGAPETVPAPFRDRRLHRHNAQVTLMRTTPEENRQFARWMTAKLARATSPATVLIPAGGVSALDAPGQPFHDPEADAAFVEAFRSGLAGTSAVGIETHPFHINDKAFADTLVTRFLEQWDAASRREPAPGTH
- a CDS encoding phosphoenolpyruvate hydrolase family protein yields the protein MSESRQAILERFRRKVAEGRPLIGGGAGTGISAKCEEAAGIDLIVVYNSGRYRMAGRGSLAGLMPYGNANQIVKELAPEILTAVRHTPVLAGVCGTDPFLIREPFLRELQSLGFAGIQNFPTVGLIDGTFRANLEETGMSFQLEVDCIAAAHEMGLLTTPYAFDPDQARLLTQAGADIIVAHMGLTTSGTIGAITSLTLDQCVAAVDEIAQAAREVRSDVLVLCHGGPIAEPGDTKYVLDRCDIEGFYGASSMERLPTESAITRQVEQFVRLERNRDLNAAGGPGANGSRATAARRRTSPE